A part of Streptomyces sp. DSM 40750 genomic DNA contains:
- a CDS encoding ROK family protein, with amino-acid sequence MSRRAVKVGSHAGAGDLLELVRSGRATTRGALQQATGLSRATVGQRLDRLFRAGWLREGAGGPVDSPLGGRPSITLEFDDEHAVVLAADLDTRHARAAVLSLTGEIQAEHTGILVIEEGPDAVLDELGHWFAELLEKAGHPADAVCGIGLAVPGPVETDTGRVVQPPIMPGWDGYDIRRRLARAFTDHAAGPVGVPVLVDNDANLMAYGEQRTGYADCSAFALVKVSTGIGAGVVVGGSIYRGIDGGAGDIGHIRVPQGAEALCRCGSYGCLAAVASGGAVARRLAETGVPAASGSDVRDLLVAGHPGAMALARDAGRAVGDVLATVVTLLNPGVLMIAGDLAGTPFLTGVRELLYQRALPRSTAHLAVVTSRLGERAALVGAGALVVEYLYAPRRAEERLAALGV; translated from the coding sequence ATGAGCAGAAGGGCCGTGAAGGTGGGCAGTCACGCCGGTGCCGGAGATCTGCTGGAGCTGGTCCGCAGCGGCCGGGCCACCACCCGTGGCGCGCTCCAGCAGGCCACGGGCCTGTCCCGGGCCACGGTCGGCCAGCGTCTGGACCGCCTCTTCCGCGCGGGCTGGCTCCGCGAGGGCGCCGGCGGCCCCGTCGACTCTCCCCTCGGCGGCCGCCCCTCCATCACCCTCGAATTCGACGACGAACACGCGGTCGTCCTCGCCGCCGACCTCGACACCCGGCACGCCCGTGCCGCCGTCCTCTCCCTCACCGGCGAGATCCAGGCCGAGCACACCGGCATCCTGGTCATCGAGGAGGGCCCGGACGCCGTACTGGACGAACTCGGGCACTGGTTCGCCGAACTCCTGGAGAAGGCGGGCCATCCGGCGGACGCGGTCTGCGGCATCGGCCTCGCGGTCCCCGGCCCGGTGGAAACCGACACCGGCCGCGTCGTCCAGCCGCCGATCATGCCCGGCTGGGACGGCTACGACATACGAAGGCGCCTGGCCCGCGCCTTCACCGACCACGCGGCCGGCCCGGTCGGCGTCCCGGTCCTCGTCGACAACGACGCCAACCTCATGGCGTACGGCGAACAGCGCACGGGATACGCCGACTGCTCGGCGTTCGCGCTGGTCAAGGTCTCGACGGGCATCGGCGCGGGAGTCGTGGTCGGCGGCTCGATATACCGGGGCATCGACGGCGGCGCCGGCGACATCGGCCACATCCGGGTCCCACAGGGCGCGGAGGCGCTGTGCAGGTGCGGCTCGTACGGCTGTCTGGCGGCGGTCGCGAGCGGCGGCGCCGTGGCGCGACGGCTGGCGGAGACGGGGGTTCCGGCGGCCTCGGGCTCAGATGTGCGCGACCTGCTGGTCGCCGGCCACCCGGGAGCGATGGCGCTCGCGCGCGACGCGGGCCGGGCCGTCGGGGACGTCCTGGCGACGGTCGTGACCCTGCTGAACCCCGGCGTCCTGATGATCGCCGGGGATTTGGCCGGAACACCCTTCCTCACGGGCGTACGTGAACTGCTCTACCAGCGGGCCCTGCCCCGCTCCACGGCCCATCTGGCCGTGGTGACCTCCCGGTTGGGGGAGCGGGCGGCCCTGGTCGGGGCGGGTGCGCTGGTCGTCGAGTACCTGTACGCGCCACGGCGGGCGGAGGAGCGGCTGGCGGCGCTGGGGGTGTGA
- a CDS encoding MGH1-like glycoside hydrolase domain-containing protein: protein MDRTPQLTALRPGTSTPRAVDVYDPAASTAPTASAGSLHRGAAAVLAGNWTGLSTVPSRKLYPHQWSWDSAFIAIGLRHLSPLRAQTELETLLAAQWGDGRIPHIVFNPAVPLDAYFPSPDFWRSSTAGRAAGAPRTTQTSGIVQPPVHALAAWLVHRADPGLSRARGFLPRVYPQLAAWHRYLLHRRDLGGGGLASVVHPWEQGMDNSPTWDAPLSRITPAPARSFRRADLDHGAAEDRPTDLDYGRYVRLATDYRDAGYADGAGEFAVEDPAFNALLIASEHALARIAKELGAPGTARHARAERLTARLVERLWDPAEGMFFCRDATTDALIPERSVSGLMPLLLPDLPRDITAALVRTIHGPRFGLGDTTRLVPSYDLTGEAFDPHRYWRGPAWFNTNWMLERGLRLHGEVGRADALRAALLETAEASGFAEYVDPYTGEACGALGFSWTAALTLDLLHQDDHGHDHGHGQHHGRHHDHQAMLGMSDKGGDLG, encoded by the coding sequence GTGGACCGCACACCCCAGCTCACCGCCCTTCGACCAGGCACGAGCACGCCTCGCGCAGTCGACGTATACGATCCGGCCGCGTCGACAGCACCGACCGCATCCGCCGGTTCGCTGCACCGTGGCGCGGCGGCGGTACTGGCGGGCAACTGGACGGGACTGTCCACGGTGCCGTCGCGCAAGCTGTATCCGCACCAGTGGTCGTGGGACTCGGCGTTCATCGCGATCGGGCTGCGCCATCTGTCGCCGCTGCGGGCACAGACCGAGCTGGAGACGCTGCTCGCGGCGCAGTGGGGCGACGGACGGATCCCGCACATCGTCTTCAACCCCGCCGTGCCGCTCGACGCCTACTTCCCGAGCCCCGACTTCTGGCGCTCCTCGACCGCGGGGCGCGCCGCGGGCGCCCCGCGCACCACACAGACCTCCGGCATCGTGCAGCCGCCGGTGCACGCGCTGGCCGCGTGGCTGGTGCACCGGGCGGACCCCGGGCTGTCCCGGGCGCGCGGCTTCCTGCCCCGGGTGTATCCGCAGCTGGCCGCCTGGCACCGCTATCTGCTGCACCGCCGCGACCTGGGCGGGGGCGGGCTGGCCTCCGTCGTCCACCCCTGGGAGCAGGGCATGGACAACAGCCCCACCTGGGACGCGCCTCTCTCCCGGATCACCCCGGCCCCGGCCCGCTCCTTCCGCCGCGCCGACCTCGACCACGGCGCTGCCGAGGACCGGCCGACCGATCTGGACTACGGGCGGTATGTGCGGCTGGCGACGGACTACCGGGACGCCGGGTATGCCGATGGAGCGGGCGAGTTCGCCGTCGAGGACCCTGCCTTCAACGCCCTGCTCATCGCCTCCGAGCACGCGTTGGCGCGGATCGCGAAGGAACTGGGCGCACCGGGCACGGCACGGCACGCGCGCGCGGAGCGGCTGACAGCGAGGCTGGTGGAGCGGCTGTGGGATCCGGCGGAGGGGATGTTCTTCTGCCGGGACGCCACCACCGACGCCCTCATCCCCGAGCGCAGCGTCTCCGGCCTGATGCCCCTGCTTCTCCCCGACCTCCCCCGCGACATCACCGCCGCTCTCGTGCGGACGATCCACGGTCCCCGCTTCGGGCTCGGCGACACCACCCGGCTCGTGCCCTCGTACGACCTCACCGGTGAGGCCTTCGATCCGCACCGGTACTGGCGTGGGCCGGCGTGGTTCAACACCAACTGGATGCTGGAGCGGGGGCTCAGGCTGCACGGCGAGGTGGGGCGGGCCGACGCACTGCGGGCGGCGTTGCTGGAGACGGCGGAGGCGTCCGGCTTCGCCGAGTACGTGGATCCGTACACCGGCGAGGCCTGTGGAGCGCTCGGCTTCAGCTGGACGGCCGCGCTCACCCTCGACCTGCTGCACCAGGACGACCACGGCCACGATCACGGCCATGGGCAGCACCACGGACGGCACCACGATCACCAAGCCATGCTCGGCATGAGTGACAAGGGAGGGGACCTGGGATGA
- a CDS encoding amylo-alpha-1,6-glucosidase produces MTDRHHLLVRGGTFAAVGDGGDISGVRGGSSPDGLFVRDARHLSRWQLTVDGAVPETLTPVADGDTTRCVLVPRGGRREPPAYTLFREQAVSDSAFVESLRVTSNRPVATTVRIAVTADADFTDQFELRSDFRTYAKSGVVRGREVLDNGVEFSYRRGEWRSCTTVTAEPAPDNVEETGTGARRLVWALDVEPHGSVELTLRVMARPHGDRRALRVPRSPAAVQDQLLAVEGEFMEGVAFPTGWPELAAACARGLADLAALQVPATGPDGETLRVPAAGAPWFLTLLGRDALLTSLFALPYRPEPAAATLLALAAAQATEVGVDSVAQPGKIVHEVRHGELAHFGQVPYGRYYGSVDATPLFLVLLGAYVEQTGDVTLARRLESNARAAIGWMLDHGGLTSRGYLVYRADQGGLANQNWKDSPGSICSADGSRPATGPVMAAGAQGYAYDALRRTAVLARTVWEDEVYAALLEQAAGDLRDRFQRDFWMSDHSFPALALDAEGRQVDALASDAGHLLWSGLLDKEYGKVVGRRLLEPDFFSGWGVRTLASGQPAYHPLSYHRGSVWPHDNALITLGLARYGLHDEARAVAVGLVDAATAAGHRLPEVLAGYGRDTHAEPVPYPHACVRESRSAATPLALLTAVGGA; encoded by the coding sequence ATGACGGATCGGCATCATCTGCTCGTGCGGGGCGGGACGTTCGCCGCCGTGGGCGACGGCGGCGACATCAGCGGGGTGCGGGGCGGCAGTTCCCCGGACGGGTTGTTCGTACGGGACGCCCGGCATCTGAGCCGATGGCAGCTGACCGTCGACGGCGCGGTTCCCGAGACGCTCACACCGGTCGCCGACGGCGACACCACGCGGTGCGTGCTCGTGCCCCGGGGCGGCCGCCGGGAGCCGCCCGCGTACACGCTCTTCCGTGAACAGGCCGTCTCCGACAGCGCGTTCGTGGAGTCGCTGCGCGTCACGAGCAACCGCCCGGTGGCGACGACGGTCCGGATCGCGGTCACCGCGGACGCCGACTTCACCGACCAGTTCGAGCTGCGCTCCGACTTCCGTACCTACGCCAAGAGCGGTGTCGTCAGAGGGCGCGAAGTCCTCGACAACGGTGTGGAGTTCAGCTATCGGCGCGGTGAGTGGCGGTCGTGTACGACGGTGACGGCCGAGCCCGCGCCGGACAACGTGGAGGAGACCGGGACGGGGGCACGGCGGCTCGTCTGGGCCCTCGATGTCGAACCGCACGGCTCGGTGGAGCTGACCCTGCGGGTGATGGCACGGCCCCACGGCGACCGGCGGGCCCTGCGGGTACCCCGCTCACCGGCTGCCGTGCAGGATCAACTCCTCGCCGTGGAGGGCGAGTTCATGGAGGGCGTGGCATTCCCCACCGGCTGGCCCGAGCTGGCCGCGGCCTGCGCACGCGGCCTCGCCGATCTCGCCGCGCTCCAGGTCCCGGCGACCGGCCCGGACGGCGAGACCCTGCGCGTACCCGCCGCCGGAGCGCCCTGGTTCCTGACCCTCCTCGGTCGCGACGCCCTGCTGACCTCCCTCTTCGCGCTCCCCTACCGGCCGGAGCCGGCCGCCGCCACGCTGCTCGCGCTCGCCGCGGCCCAGGCGACCGAGGTGGGCGTGGACTCCGTGGCCCAACCCGGCAAGATCGTGCACGAGGTACGGCACGGCGAGCTGGCGCACTTCGGGCAGGTGCCGTACGGGCGTTACTACGGCTCGGTGGACGCGACCCCGCTGTTCCTCGTCCTGCTCGGCGCGTACGTCGAACAGACCGGGGACGTCACCCTGGCCCGTCGCCTGGAGTCCAACGCCCGGGCCGCGATCGGCTGGATGCTCGACCACGGCGGCCTCACCTCGCGCGGCTACCTCGTCTACCGGGCCGACCAGGGCGGCCTCGCCAACCAGAACTGGAAGGACTCCCCCGGCTCGATCTGTTCCGCCGACGGCAGCCGTCCCGCCACCGGGCCGGTGATGGCGGCGGGCGCGCAGGGTTACGCGTACGACGCGCTGCGCCGTACGGCCGTCCTCGCCCGCACGGTCTGGGAGGACGAGGTGTACGCGGCGCTGTTGGAGCAGGCCGCGGGTGACCTCCGTGACCGTTTCCAGCGGGACTTCTGGATGTCCGACCACAGCTTCCCGGCGCTGGCGTTGGACGCCGAGGGCCGACAGGTCGACGCCCTCGCCTCGGACGCGGGGCATCTGCTGTGGTCGGGGCTGCTGGACAAGGAGTACGGGAAGGTGGTCGGCCGGCGGCTCCTGGAACCCGACTTCTTCTCCGGGTGGGGTGTGCGGACGCTGGCCTCCGGGCAGCCCGCGTATCACCCGCTGTCGTATCACCGGGGGTCGGTCTGGCCCCATGACAACGCGCTGATCACGTTGGGGCTGGCGCGGTACGGGCTGCATGACGAGGCGCGGGCGGTTGCCGTCGGGCTGGTCGACGCGGCGACGGCAGCCGGGCATCGGCTGCCGGAGGTTCTTGCCGGGTATGGGCGGGATACGCATGCGGAGCCGGTGCCGTATCCGCATGCGTGCGTGCGGGAGTCGCGGTCGGCGGCGACGCCGTTGGCTCTGCTGACCGCGGTTGGGGGCGCGTGA
- a CDS encoding polysaccharide pyruvyl transferase family protein, which yields MCGANETPKKPAKKSAKRPSKRPARKPPPQPGEPSLPPAPPPAYVPHCAHYVSYVLTVLDRLVPAGTRCALIGAPLNSNVGDSAIWLGQRALLGALGAEVRYACDLMSYDAGHLAACLPDGPIMLTGGGNLGDLWEDSQLLREQVLRDFPDRRIVQLPQSTHFTDRANLTRARRVFDAHPDLTLLLRDRHSLHRCRTVFEAPALLAPDLAFAVPPDALAGGTVAHDVVWLAREDKESAKGPPAGRGPAQQEHGGPYVFDWTREGADTEWRQAKETLWRSRARALCRAGSGDPAGAVPGLLAAYDGLARLQLARGCRLLTAGRVAVTDRLHGHVLGLLLGLPHVLVADRYGKIRSYWDTWTAHRPPTTAWAWTETEARQTAGRLLAGLRAP from the coding sequence GTGTGCGGAGCGAATGAGACACCGAAGAAGCCGGCGAAGAAGTCGGCGAAGAGGCCCTCGAAGCGGCCGGCGCGGAAACCGCCGCCGCAGCCGGGCGAACCGTCCCTGCCCCCCGCCCCGCCGCCCGCCTACGTCCCGCACTGCGCGCACTACGTCTCGTACGTCCTCACCGTCCTGGACCGGCTGGTCCCGGCCGGCACCCGATGCGCGCTCATCGGAGCCCCACTGAACTCCAACGTCGGCGACAGCGCGATCTGGCTCGGCCAGCGGGCGCTGCTCGGCGCGCTCGGGGCCGAGGTGCGCTACGCCTGCGACCTGATGTCGTACGACGCCGGGCACCTGGCGGCGTGTCTCCCGGACGGGCCGATCATGCTGACGGGCGGCGGCAACCTGGGCGACCTGTGGGAGGACAGCCAACTCCTCCGCGAACAGGTGCTGCGCGACTTCCCGGACCGCCGGATCGTCCAGCTGCCCCAGTCCACGCACTTCACGGACCGCGCCAACCTCACCCGCGCCCGCCGCGTCTTCGACGCCCACCCCGACCTCACGCTGCTCCTGCGCGACCGGCACAGCCTGCACCGCTGCCGCACGGTCTTCGAGGCACCCGCACTGCTCGCCCCCGACCTTGCCTTCGCCGTACCGCCGGACGCGCTGGCCGGCGGCACGGTCGCCCACGACGTCGTCTGGCTGGCCCGCGAGGACAAGGAGTCAGCGAAGGGCCCACCGGCCGGACGCGGCCCGGCCCAACAGGAGCACGGCGGCCCGTACGTCTTCGACTGGACCCGGGAGGGCGCCGACACCGAGTGGCGCCAGGCGAAGGAGACACTCTGGCGAAGCCGGGCCCGCGCCCTGTGCCGCGCGGGCTCCGGCGACCCGGCAGGAGCCGTTCCCGGCCTGCTCGCCGCGTACGACGGCCTGGCTCGCCTCCAACTCGCCCGTGGCTGCCGCCTGTTGACCGCCGGCCGCGTCGCAGTCACCGACCGCCTGCACGGCCACGTCCTGGGCCTCCTCCTGGGCCTCCCCCACGTCCTGGTCGCCGACCGCTACGGCAAGATCCGCAGCTACTGGGACACCTGGACGGCCCACCGCCCGCCGACCACGGCGTGGGCCTGGACGGAGACGGAGGCGAGGCAGACGGCGGGAAGGCTGTTGGCGGGGCTCCGGGCCCCGTAA
- the dusB gene encoding tRNA dihydrouridine synthase DusB: MSTPVSPLQIGPHTVSPPVVLAPMAGITNAPFRTLCREFSGGKGLFVSEMITTRALVERNEKTMQLIRFDATEKPRSIQLYGVDPATVGKAVRMIAEEGLADHIDLNFGCPVPKVTRKGGGSALPYKRHLLRAILREAVSGAGDLPVTMKMRKGIDDDHITYLDAGRIAVEEGVTAIALHGRTAAQHYGGTADWDAIARLKEHVPEIPVLGNGDIWSARDALRMVRETGCDGVVVGRGCLGRPWLFADLVAAFEGRTEHIAQPSLREVADIMVRHATLLGEWSGDESKGVVDFRKHVAWYLKGFSVGSEMRKRLAITSSLAELRSGLDELDLDQPWPTGADGPRGRTSGNNRVVLPDGWLKDPYDCAGVGEEAELDTSGG; the protein is encoded by the coding sequence ATGTCCACGCCCGTGTCCCCCTTGCAGATCGGCCCGCACACCGTCTCGCCGCCCGTCGTCCTGGCCCCCATGGCCGGCATCACGAACGCGCCCTTCCGCACCCTGTGCAGGGAGTTCAGCGGCGGCAAGGGCCTGTTCGTCAGCGAGATGATCACCACGCGGGCGCTGGTCGAACGCAACGAGAAGACCATGCAGCTGATCCGCTTCGACGCGACCGAGAAGCCGCGTTCGATCCAGCTGTACGGCGTGGACCCGGCGACCGTCGGCAAGGCCGTCCGCATGATCGCGGAGGAGGGCCTCGCCGACCACATCGACCTGAACTTCGGCTGCCCGGTCCCCAAGGTGACCCGCAAGGGCGGCGGCTCGGCCCTCCCGTACAAGCGGCATCTGCTGCGCGCGATCCTCCGCGAGGCGGTGAGCGGCGCCGGGGACCTCCCGGTCACCATGAAGATGCGCAAGGGCATCGACGACGACCACATCACCTACCTCGACGCCGGCCGTATCGCCGTCGAGGAGGGCGTCACGGCGATCGCCCTGCACGGCCGTACGGCCGCCCAGCACTACGGCGGCACGGCCGACTGGGACGCCATCGCCCGCCTGAAGGAGCACGTCCCCGAGATCCCGGTCCTCGGCAACGGCGACATCTGGTCCGCGCGGGACGCGCTGCGGATGGTCCGCGAGACCGGCTGCGACGGCGTGGTCGTGGGCCGCGGCTGCCTGGGGCGGCCGTGGCTGTTCGCGGACCTGGTGGCGGCGTTCGAGGGCCGGACGGAGCACATCGCACAGCCTTCGCTCCGCGAGGTCGCCGACATCATGGTCCGGCACGCCACCCTGCTCGGCGAGTGGAGCGGCGACGAGTCGAAGGGGGTCGTCGACTTCCGCAAGCACGTGGCCTGGTACCTCAAGGGCTTCTCGGTCGGCTCCGAGATGCGTAAGCGCCTCGCCATCACCTCCTCCCTCGCCGAACTCCGCTCCGGACTCGACGAGTTGGACCTCGACCAGCCCTGGCCGACCGGCGCCGACGGCCCGCGCGGCCGCACCTCCGGCAACAACCGCGTCGTCCTCCCGGACGGCTGGCTCAAGGACCCCTACGACTGCGCGGGCGTGGGCGAGGAAGCCGAACTGGACACGTCCGGGGGCTAG
- a CDS encoding MFS transporter yields MSELGRRHRLLVLAICCTSLLIVSLDNTVLNVALPSMQRDLDADLAGLQWTIDAYTLVLAALLMLAGSTADRIGRKRVFMAGLVVFTLGSLLCSLAPNLESLVAFRMVQAVGGSMLNPVAMSIITNTFTDPRERARAIGAWGAVVGISLAAGPIIGGVLVESVGWRSIFWLNLPVGLAALLLTWRYVPESRAPKARRPDHVGQLLVIALLGSLTYAIIEAPNAPVAETLALGGVALAALLGLLWYEPRRDEPLIDLRFFRSAPFSGATVTAVSAFAALAGFLFLSTLYLQNVRGLDALQAGLWMLPMALLCFVCAPVSGRLVGSRGPRLPLLVAGVSMTASGVLFAAFEAETENLTLVIGYVLFGLGFGFVNAPITNTAVSGMPRAQAGVAAAVASTSRQIGQTLGVAVIGAVLAAGIGSSSYASAFVAAARPAWWIVAGCGFAVLVLGALTTGAWARRTADRTAERLESAEVRDAAGIGV; encoded by the coding sequence ATGTCCGAGCTCGGCCGCCGCCACCGCCTGCTGGTCCTCGCGATCTGCTGCACCAGCCTCCTGATCGTGAGCCTGGACAACACCGTCCTGAACGTCGCCCTGCCGTCGATGCAGCGCGATCTGGACGCCGACCTCGCGGGCCTGCAGTGGACCATCGACGCCTACACCCTGGTCCTGGCGGCCCTGCTGATGCTGGCCGGCTCCACCGCGGACCGGATCGGCCGCAAGCGGGTCTTCATGGCGGGTCTGGTCGTCTTCACGCTCGGCTCGCTGCTGTGCTCCCTCGCCCCGAACCTCGAATCGCTGGTCGCTTTCCGCATGGTGCAGGCGGTCGGCGGCTCGATGCTCAACCCGGTCGCGATGTCGATCATCACCAACACGTTCACGGATCCGCGCGAGCGGGCCCGGGCGATCGGCGCGTGGGGCGCGGTGGTGGGCATCTCCCTGGCCGCCGGACCGATCATCGGCGGTGTCCTCGTCGAGTCGGTCGGCTGGCGCTCGATCTTCTGGCTCAACCTCCCGGTCGGCCTGGCCGCCCTGCTCCTGACCTGGCGGTACGTCCCCGAGTCCCGCGCCCCGAAGGCCCGCCGTCCCGACCACGTCGGACAACTCCTCGTCATCGCGCTGCTCGGCTCCCTCACCTACGCGATCATCGAGGCGCCGAACGCGCCCGTCGCCGAGACCCTCGCCCTCGGCGGCGTCGCCCTCGCCGCGCTCCTCGGCCTCCTGTGGTACGAGCCCCGCCGCGACGAACCCCTCATCGACCTGCGCTTCTTCCGCTCGGCGCCCTTCAGCGGGGCGACCGTGACAGCGGTCAGCGCGTTCGCCGCGCTCGCCGGCTTCCTGTTCCTGTCGACGCTGTACCTGCAGAACGTACGCGGCCTCGACGCCCTCCAGGCCGGTCTGTGGATGCTCCCGATGGCGCTCCTGTGCTTCGTCTGCGCGCCGGTCTCCGGACGGCTGGTCGGCAGCCGGGGGCCGCGCCTGCCGCTGCTCGTCGCCGGGGTGTCGATGACCGCGAGCGGGGTGCTCTTCGCCGCGTTCGAGGCCGAGACCGAGAACCTCACCCTCGTCATCGGCTACGTCCTGTTCGGCCTCGGCTTCGGCTTCGTCAACGCGCCCATCACCAACACGGCCGTCTCCGGCATGCCCCGCGCCCAGGCCGGTGTCGCCGCCGCCGTCGCCTCCACCAGCCGCCAGATCGGGCAGACGCTGGGGGTCGCGGTGATCGGGGCGGTCCTCGCGGCCGGGATCGGCTCGTCGTCGTACGCGAGCGCGTTCGTGGCGGCGGCCCGGCCCGCGTGGTGGATCGTCGCGGGCTGCGGGTTCGCCGTACTGGTGCTCGGCGCGCTCACGACGGGGGCGTGGGCCCGGCGGACCGCCGACCGGACGGCGGAGCGGCTGGAGTCGGCGGAGGTGCGGGACGCGGCGGGGATCGGCGTCTAG
- a CDS encoding MmyB family transcriptional regulator — protein MTTTAEPEIHPLPRAGTGERAPVAPESVIRRNELAAFLRHRREHIAPEQVGLPRGRRRRTPGLRREEVAQLSAVGVTWYTWLEQARDIHVSGQVLDALARALLLDPSERAHLFNLAGAADPAPGSKCHAISDAQYALLEQLEPIPASIQNSRYDILAHNRTFGLLFCDLSEVPPEDMNCMILAYTNPQWRASMVQLEETTRFLAAKLRAAMADHLADPAWKTLLKRLRTESAEFRAAWERHEVVETFNKRKQYRNAHVGFLDVDHTDLWLGPRHGPRMVTYVPVDEETRRRLEKLHAMALERDAV, from the coding sequence ATGACGACCACGGCCGAACCGGAGATCCACCCACTTCCCCGGGCCGGGACCGGTGAACGCGCGCCCGTCGCCCCCGAGTCGGTGATCCGCCGGAACGAGCTCGCCGCCTTCCTGCGCCACCGCCGTGAGCACATCGCCCCCGAGCAGGTCGGTCTGCCCCGGGGCCGTCGCCGGCGTACGCCGGGGCTGCGCCGCGAGGAGGTCGCGCAGCTCTCCGCGGTGGGCGTCACCTGGTACACGTGGCTGGAGCAGGCCCGCGACATCCATGTCTCCGGCCAGGTCCTCGACGCCCTGGCCCGCGCCCTGCTCCTGGACCCCAGTGAGCGCGCGCATCTCTTCAACCTGGCCGGGGCCGCCGACCCGGCGCCCGGGTCGAAGTGTCACGCGATCAGCGACGCCCAGTACGCCCTGCTGGAGCAGTTGGAGCCGATCCCGGCCTCCATCCAGAACAGCCGCTACGACATCCTGGCCCACAACCGCACGTTCGGCCTGCTCTTCTGCGACCTCTCCGAGGTGCCGCCCGAGGACATGAACTGCATGATCCTCGCCTACACGAATCCCCAATGGCGTGCCTCCATGGTCCAGTTGGAGGAGACCACCCGCTTCCTCGCCGCCAAGCTGCGCGCCGCGATGGCCGATCACCTCGCCGACCCCGCCTGGAAGACGCTGCTGAAGCGGCTGCGCACCGAGTCCGCCGAGTTCCGTGCCGCCTGGGAGCGCCACGAGGTCGTCGAGACCTTCAACAAGCGCAAGCAGTACCGCAACGCGCACGTCGGCTTCCTGGACGTCGACCACACCGACCTCTGGCTCGGCCCCCGCCACGGCCCCCGCATGGTGACGTACGTACCGGTCGACGAGGAGACCCGGCGGAGGCTGGAGAAGCTGCACGCGATGGCGTTGGAGAGGGACGCCGTGTGA
- a CDS encoding MFS transporter — protein sequence MTESLTTPTQSPSPVRSPGSPSALGDLGLFTVLLGAALPLIDFFIVNVALPTIGRDLAASEAVLELVVAGYGVSYAVLLVLGGRLGDLFGRRRLFLWGMAAFGVTSLACGLAPDAWTLVVARVAQGAASAAMLPQVLATIQSATAGARRARAMSLYGATAGLSMVAGQILGGVLVSADIAGTGWRSVFLVNVPVVVLGLLLTARSVPETRSARPEPVDGPGTVLLAVSLLALLVPLTEGRAAGWPLWTWLALAAFPFAATAFYLVERRADRLGRTPLVPPSLFRLTSLRRGLVMILPFSIGFSGFMFVIAVALQEGARLSPTAAGLVLSPMAAVFFVVSLAGPRLVNRYGARVVTVGGLVQGVGVALIALAVRRAWPEPDWPLLLTGAAVAGGGQALQLPIVFRIVLSEVPAARSGVGSGVMITTQQSALALGVATLGSLFLGLVPGMGMRDALVTTLLVQLAGVGLTVGLSLRLPRVVG from the coding sequence GTGACCGAAAGCCTCACGACACCGACCCAGTCCCCGTCCCCCGTCCGCTCCCCCGGCTCCCCGTCCGCCCTCGGCGACCTCGGGCTCTTCACGGTCCTGCTCGGCGCGGCGCTCCCGCTCATCGACTTCTTCATCGTCAACGTCGCCCTGCCGACGATCGGCCGTGACCTCGCCGCGAGCGAGGCCGTGCTGGAACTGGTCGTCGCCGGGTACGGCGTCTCGTACGCCGTACTCCTCGTCCTCGGCGGACGCCTGGGCGATCTGTTCGGCCGGCGGCGGCTGTTCCTGTGGGGCATGGCCGCCTTCGGCGTGACCTCGCTGGCGTGCGGGCTCGCGCCGGACGCCTGGACGCTCGTCGTGGCCCGGGTCGCACAGGGCGCCGCGTCCGCCGCGATGCTCCCGCAGGTGCTCGCCACCATCCAGTCGGCGACGGCCGGCGCCCGCCGGGCCCGCGCGATGAGCCTGTACGGCGCCACGGCCGGGCTCTCCATGGTCGCCGGGCAGATCCTCGGCGGGGTGCTGGTCTCCGCCGACATCGCGGGCACGGGCTGGCGTTCCGTCTTCCTGGTCAACGTCCCCGTGGTCGTCCTCGGACTGCTCCTCACCGCCCGCTCCGTGCCCGAGACCCGCTCCGCCCGCCCGGAACCGGTGGACGGCCCCGGCACCGTGCTGCTGGCCGTGTCGCTGTTGGCCCTTCTGGTCCCGCTCACCGAGGGCCGGGCTGCGGGCTGGCCCCTGTGGACCTGGCTGGCGCTGGCCGCGTTCCCGTTCGCCGCGACCGCCTTCTACCTCGTCGAGCGACGCGCCGACCGCCTCGGCCGTACGCCGCTGGTGCCGCCGAGTCTCTTCCGACTGACCTCGCTGCGGCGGGGGCTGGTGATGATCCTGCCGTTCTCGATCGGGTTCAGCGGGTTCATGTTCGTCATCGCGGTGGCGCTGCAGGAGGGCGCGCGGCTCAGCCCGACGGCTGCGGGGCTGGTCCTCTCCCCCATGGCGGCCGTGTTCTTCGTCGTCTCGCTGGCGGGGCCGCGCCTGGTCAACCGTTACGGCGCCCGCGTCGTCACGGTGGGCGGTCTGGTCCAGGGCGTGGGCGTCGCCCTCATCGCACTCGCCGTCCGGCGCGCCTGGCCCGAGCCGGACTGGCCGCTGCTGCTCACGGGGGCGGCGGTCGCGGGCGGCGGCCAGGCCCTTCAACTCCCCATCGTCTTCCGCATCGTCCTCTCCGAGGTCCCGGCCGCGCGATCCGGTGTCGGCAGCGGCGTGATGATCACCACCCAGCAGTCGGCGCTGGCCCTGGGCGTGGCGACGCTCGGGTCGCTGTTCCTGGGGCTGGTACCGGGGATGGGCATGCGCGACGCGCTGGTGACGACCCTGCTGGTTCAACTGGCCGGGGTGGGGCTGACCGTGGGGCTGAGTCTGCGGTTGCCGCGTGTGGTGGGATGA